A genome region from endosymbiont of Acanthamoeba sp. UWC8 includes the following:
- a CDS encoding EVE domain-containing protein codes for MNYWLAKSEPGDYSWDDLKRDQTTRWDGVRNYQARNNLKMMKKGDLCFFYHSIHKPAIQGIMEVIGEHYLDPADEKQTFVAVDMKYVKPLARPVSLSEIKQYEELGKLPLLKQSRLSVMPIKKEEWDFILTLASKA; via the coding sequence TTGAATTATTGGTTAGCAAAAAGTGAGCCCGGGGATTATTCCTGGGATGATTTAAAAAGAGACCAAACCACAAGATGGGACGGGGTTAGGAATTATCAAGCCAGAAACAATCTAAAAATGATGAAAAAAGGTGACTTATGTTTCTTTTATCATTCAATCCATAAACCTGCAATTCAAGGAATTATGGAAGTAATAGGAGAGCATTACCTTGATCCGGCAGACGAGAAACAAACCTTTGTTGCGGTTGATATGAAATATGTCAAACCCTTAGCTCGTCCTGTTTCTTTGTCTGAGATTAAGCAATACGAAGAGCTTGGCAAATTACCGCTTCTTAAACAATCCAGACTTTCAGTGATGCCGATCAAAAAAGAAGAATGGGACTTTATATTAACTCTTGCAAGTAAAGCGTAA
- a CDS encoding phage portal protein gives MNLDSSYIYALNKPVWMDREYRIFASEAYMKNVIAHRSITMIAQSAASVPFKLYLANEAGKVPIEKHPILDLLNNPNPVMSGKELMESIYAYRLINGNAYLLAIGSERGGIEELVSLRPDRVAVIAGHNFMPSGYRYTVGSKSVDYNVDPITGYSSLLHIKNFHPLSDWYGLSSIESAAYSIDQHNQAGAWNQALLQNGARPSGAITVKNSEGNPANLSEEQFNRLKNMVDENFTGANNAGRPLILEGGLEWKEMSMSPKDMDFIESKHSSARDIALAFGMPPQLLGIPGDNTYSNLVEARLALWEQTIIPLIANICEHLSSWFGAVYGREYTVTYDTDSITALALRRESIWERVQNASFMTINEKRAAVGLAPLKEGDKL, from the coding sequence ATGAATCTTGATAGCTCCTATATATATGCGCTTAATAAGCCGGTATGGATGGATAGGGAATACCGGATTTTTGCAAGTGAAGCCTATATGAAAAATGTGATTGCCCACCGCTCAATTACTATGATTGCGCAAAGTGCGGCGAGTGTTCCGTTTAAATTATATCTTGCAAATGAAGCCGGGAAGGTACCAATAGAGAAGCACCCGATTTTAGATTTGCTTAACAATCCTAACCCTGTAATGAGCGGTAAAGAGCTAATGGAGTCAATCTACGCTTATAGGTTGATAAACGGTAATGCCTATTTGCTGGCAATCGGCTCCGAACGGGGAGGAATTGAAGAACTGGTCTCCTTAAGGCCGGATAGAGTAGCTGTAATTGCCGGGCATAATTTTATGCCTTCAGGTTATAGATATACAGTTGGTAGTAAATCGGTAGATTATAATGTTGATCCGATTACGGGGTATTCTTCACTCTTACATATAAAAAACTTTCACCCTCTTTCTGATTGGTACGGCTTATCCTCAATTGAATCCGCCGCCTATAGTATTGACCAGCACAACCAGGCAGGAGCATGGAATCAGGCGCTGCTGCAAAACGGAGCGAGACCGAGCGGAGCAATAACGGTAAAAAATAGTGAAGGTAACCCGGCTAACTTGAGTGAGGAGCAGTTTAACCGCCTAAAAAATATGGTTGATGAGAATTTTACGGGAGCAAATAATGCAGGAAGGCCGCTAATTCTGGAAGGTGGCTTGGAATGGAAAGAAATGAGCATGTCACCGAAAGATATGGATTTTATAGAATCTAAGCATAGCTCTGCTCGCGATATAGCACTTGCTTTCGGGATGCCGCCGCAACTGCTCGGAATTCCAGGGGATAACACTTACAGTAATTTGGTGGAAGCAAGGCTTGCACTATGGGAGCAAACTATTATTCCGCTTATTGCCAATATTTGTGAACATTTAAGCAGTTGGTTCGGAGCGGTTTACGGTAGAGAATATACGGTGACCTATGATACCGATAGCATAACTGCATTAGCTTTAAGGCGTGAATCAATTTGGGAAAGGGTACAAAACGCAAGCTTCATGACCATAAACGAAAAGCGAGCAGCAGTCGGGCTTGCACCTTTAAAAGAAGGAGATAAGCTATAA
- a CDS encoding cobaltochelatase CobT-related protein, whose product MLKNLEKYQESIKKSIRAIAHAPDLNISFSSEIENAVFENKHVTLPQITSPKQLELIKGLADSAAFRLKFDVNSYTLNPHTKHKKCLTHLITARCEILGMEQYPGTKKNILTKLLETQKINDDYTQFLYVGLHYYLNNFDIDLFPKTKLLIEQHREHFEQLKLTLRDAKGFISAAESLVSILPIKEDEEKAQVEIIDSETLIEPVSQPPESIPTEEKSPFNLKNPTLIEGSQINHTSFLDNMILDYKIFTTEFDQEMPAEKLESIEKLKILRDQLSLKTAGIHKEFEQQARKFKQKLMARRFCKWEKMHEDGVIDSTKLAGLISNQKLNNVFKKFKQDNLNDTIITLLIDNSGSMRGNNIATASILADLLSKTLDSLRISMEVLGFTTLDWKGGKSFQKWLGAGSPKDPGRLNGTLHIIYKKGFDSWRKSARNFGLMLKESMLKENIDGEALKWAAERILKRPEKRKILIVISDGAPLDEVTIANNSPGYLSSHLINTIKRIERMPLELIAIGIGHKVEKFYKNSISIKNHNHLGEVLFSKLDQVMSKFYT is encoded by the coding sequence ATGTTAAAAAATTTAGAAAAATATCAAGAATCTATAAAAAAATCCATACGTGCAATTGCACATGCACCGGATTTAAACATTAGTTTTAGTAGTGAAATTGAAAATGCTGTTTTTGAAAATAAACATGTTACGCTCCCCCAAATTACCTCTCCTAAACAGCTGGAGCTTATAAAAGGCTTGGCTGATTCTGCGGCTTTTAGGTTAAAATTTGATGTAAATTCTTATACCCTCAATCCTCATACAAAGCATAAAAAATGTTTAACCCATTTAATCACGGCAAGGTGCGAAATTTTAGGGATGGAACAATATCCAGGCACAAAAAAAAACATATTGACCAAGCTTCTTGAAACACAAAAAATAAATGATGATTATACCCAATTTTTATATGTAGGGTTACACTATTATTTAAATAATTTTGATATTGACTTATTCCCAAAGACTAAATTACTTATCGAGCAACATAGGGAGCATTTTGAGCAGTTAAAACTCACTTTAAGAGATGCAAAGGGATTTATAAGCGCAGCTGAGAGCTTAGTTAGTATCTTACCGATTAAGGAAGATGAGGAAAAGGCTCAAGTGGAAATCATAGATTCAGAAACACTTATAGAACCCGTTTCTCAACCTCCCGAGTCCATTCCTACCGAAGAGAAGAGTCCGTTTAATTTAAAAAACCCTACCCTGATTGAAGGTAGTCAAATAAATCATACATCATTTTTGGATAATATGATTTTAGATTATAAAATATTTACTACCGAATTTGATCAGGAAATGCCTGCCGAGAAACTGGAAAGCATTGAAAAACTCAAAATACTTCGTGACCAATTAAGCTTAAAAACTGCCGGCATACACAAAGAATTTGAACAACAGGCAAGAAAATTTAAGCAAAAGCTTATGGCACGAAGATTTTGTAAGTGGGAGAAGATGCATGAAGATGGTGTAATTGACAGCACTAAACTAGCCGGGCTGATCAGTAATCAAAAACTAAATAACGTTTTCAAAAAATTTAAGCAGGATAATTTAAATGATACCATTATTACCCTTCTTATTGATAACTCAGGCTCAATGCGAGGAAATAATATTGCAACCGCCTCAATACTTGCGGATTTATTAAGTAAAACACTGGATTCCCTACGAATCAGCATGGAGGTATTAGGCTTTACCACCCTTGATTGGAAGGGGGGAAAAAGCTTTCAAAAATGGCTCGGAGCCGGCTCACCGAAAGATCCGGGCAGGCTAAACGGCACACTTCATATTATTTATAAAAAAGGATTTGATTCATGGAGAAAATCTGCGCGTAATTTCGGGCTTATGCTTAAAGAAAGTATGTTGAAGGAAAACATAGATGGGGAAGCATTAAAATGGGCAGCGGAAAGAATTTTAAAACGTCCTGAGAAGCGTAAGATTCTAATAGTAATATCAGACGGTGCACCGCTTGATGAAGTAACTATTGCTAATAATTCACCCGGCTATTTATCTTCCCATTTAATAAATACTATAAAAAGAATAGAAAGAATGCCACTTGAACTAATTGCAATCGGCATCGGACATAAGGTAGAAAAGTTCTACAAAAACTCAATCAGTATAAAGAATCATAACCATCTCGGCGAAGTACTTTTCAGTAAATTGGATCAGGTTATGAGTAAATTTTATACTTAA
- the nhaA gene encoding Na+/H+ antiporter NhaA, whose translation MALNLREFIKTEAFSGLLLICSLFLAIVISNTALYEYYLKLVKLPVSLEIGGFGTTTTFLKLVNDGLMTLFFLLIGLEMKYHLVVGEYKERKKLILPTSAAIGGLVIPVLIYMHFNHGQITEKGWAIPVATDTAFVLGILSFFARKISLELRLFIIGFSLIDDALAIIILALFYTSAINTAALLIAALVTIALFALNYFKVKEVKYYAILGILLWIFIVEAGVHGTLAGVILAIFIPVAIEESNASPLKELEANLHPFVNYCILPIFAFINSEIPLKYLTTDVLFSNLGLGIIFGLFFGKQLGIFLFSYLVVKLKWCVLPNNTGWAKYYAICVLGGIGFTLSLFIGGLTFEREEFINIMRSSVIIASMASALFGILILKFAK comes from the coding sequence ATGGCGTTAAATCTTAGAGAATTTATTAAAACTGAGGCCTTCTCGGGGTTGCTGCTGATTTGCAGTTTATTCCTTGCGATAGTTATCAGTAACACTGCATTATATGAATATTATCTGAAGCTTGTTAAATTGCCGGTGTCTTTAGAAATCGGAGGGTTCGGAACTACTACTACTTTCCTTAAACTTGTTAATGACGGGTTGATGACTCTGTTTTTCCTTCTTATAGGTTTAGAAATGAAATATCACTTGGTAGTCGGTGAATATAAAGAAAGAAAAAAATTGATACTGCCGACATCCGCGGCAATAGGCGGACTAGTAATACCTGTTCTGATATATATGCATTTTAATCATGGCCAGATTACCGAAAAAGGATGGGCAATACCGGTGGCAACCGATACTGCATTCGTGTTAGGTATTTTATCCTTTTTTGCCAGAAAAATATCTTTAGAGCTCAGGCTTTTTATTATCGGGTTTTCATTAATTGATGATGCACTTGCAATTATTATTTTAGCTTTGTTTTATACCTCCGCTATTAATACAGCTGCGCTTTTGATTGCAGCTCTTGTGACCATAGCACTATTCGCATTAAATTATTTTAAAGTAAAAGAAGTAAAATACTATGCAATACTCGGTATATTGCTATGGATCTTTATAGTTGAAGCAGGAGTCCATGGGACGCTGGCAGGGGTCATACTTGCTATTTTTATTCCTGTTGCAATTGAGGAGAGTAATGCTTCACCTCTTAAGGAGCTGGAAGCTAATTTACACCCTTTTGTTAATTACTGTATTTTACCGATATTTGCCTTTATAAATTCTGAAATACCACTCAAGTACTTAACTACTGACGTTCTTTTTTCAAATTTAGGTTTAGGTATAATTTTCGGTCTGTTTTTTGGTAAACAGCTAGGTATATTTTTATTTTCTTACTTAGTTGTAAAATTAAAATGGTGCGTGCTGCCGAACAACACAGGCTGGGCGAAATATTATGCGATATGTGTGTTAGGCGGAATAGGCTTTACTTTAAGTTTATTCATCGGCGGCCTTACTTTCGAAAGAGAGGAATTCATTAACATTATGCGTTCATCGGTAATTATAGCCTCTATGGCTTCCGCATTATTCGGAATTTTAATACTGAAGTTTGCAAAGTGA
- a CDS encoding efflux RND transporter permease subunit — protein sequence MISRFFIDKPIFASVLSIIIVLAGIISMRALPIAQYPDIIPPEVVVSANYPGASAEVVASTIAAPLEDQINGVDGMLYMRSSSSNSGKLGLTVTFQIGTDPDQATINVNNRVQAALARLPAEVRQQGVTVNKRSSSILQVITLFSPNNRYDPIYLSNYALLNIIDELKRTPGVGDASLFGAKDYSMRIWLHPDKLAQYNLSPSDVAAAIAEQNSQFAPGQFGQEPNGSPQAFTYTITTQGRFSDIKQFEDIILQADSKGATLRLKDVARVELGALDYSFAATYNGNPSVAIGIYLQPGANALATTEAVAKTLEKLNKNFPEGVAYALPFDTTKFVSSSIKEVITTFLEAILLVVIVVYIFLQNARATIIPIIAIPISLIGTFAGMYLLGFSINLLTLFGMVLAIGIVVDDAIVVLENVERIMRTQGLNSHDASIKAMEEVSGPVIAIVLVLCAVFIPVGFMGGLTGEMYKQFAITIAVSVTISGFVALTLTPALCVLMLKNDHQEPFKIFEKFNKWFESVTDKYSAGVRYIILRAARGIAIFGVLILFSALMFARTPTALVPEEDQGYILAMPFLLPGASLSRTTAVTDEVTKRMMSHPAVKSIVTFAGFDLLSASSKSSAGASFVALKDWEERKDPAHDSRALTRTFMGMGADIKEAVFMAFNPPPITGISMTGGFEFYLQNKSGADIQTIAATANKLVVEASKRPELSGMQTTISVNIPQYSIIVDRVKAKALGVSINTLFSTMTSTFGSSYINDFNLYGKPYKVILQSDADFRSSPENLKHVFVKSSSGKMIPLDVLVQVKRTVGTDLVERFNAFPAAKIMGAPAAGFSSGQALAAIEEVVQESLPSDYTIGWTGSAYQEKAASGSSSSAFGFGIVMVFLILAALYERWSLPFAVIMAVPFAIFGALLAVVLRNLNIDLYFQVGLLTLIGLAAKNAILIIEFAVMLHKEGKSVTEAAIEAAHLRFRPIIMTSLAFILGCMPLALSSGAGSASRHSIGTGIIGGMLAATFIAVFFIPLFFKLALKLGDYCSGLFHGRK from the coding sequence ATGATATCGCGTTTTTTTATAGATAAGCCTATTTTTGCTTCCGTTCTCTCTATTATCATAGTTTTAGCCGGAATTATATCAATGCGTGCTTTACCGATTGCACAATATCCTGATATTATTCCGCCCGAAGTGGTTGTCTCCGCAAATTATCCGGGTGCAAGTGCAGAGGTGGTGGCAAGCACTATAGCAGCCCCTCTTGAGGATCAGATTAACGGTGTTGACGGCATGCTTTATATGCGTTCATCAAGCTCAAACAGCGGGAAATTAGGCCTTACCGTAACTTTCCAAATCGGCACTGACCCCGATCAGGCAACGATTAACGTAAATAATAGAGTGCAAGCTGCACTCGCACGACTGCCCGCCGAAGTGAGGCAGCAGGGGGTTACGGTTAATAAGCGTTCAAGCTCTATTTTACAGGTTATAACCTTATTTTCTCCCAATAATCGTTATGATCCGATTTATTTAAGTAATTATGCATTACTTAATATTATAGATGAACTGAAACGTACTCCGGGAGTAGGAGATGCTTCTCTTTTCGGTGCCAAAGATTATTCAATGCGTATTTGGCTGCACCCTGATAAATTGGCGCAATATAATTTAAGTCCAAGCGATGTTGCAGCAGCTATAGCTGAGCAAAATTCACAATTTGCACCCGGCCAGTTCGGGCAGGAGCCGAACGGCAGCCCGCAGGCTTTTACCTATACTATCACTACCCAAGGCAGGTTTTCGGATATAAAGCAATTTGAAGATATCATTTTGCAAGCAGATTCTAAAGGTGCAACTTTAAGGTTGAAAGATGTGGCGCGGGTTGAGCTCGGTGCTTTAGATTACAGCTTTGCGGCAACTTATAACGGCAACCCTTCGGTGGCAATCGGTATTTATCTGCAGCCTGGAGCAAATGCTCTGGCAACCACAGAAGCTGTCGCTAAAACTTTAGAAAAATTAAATAAAAATTTTCCTGAAGGGGTAGCTTATGCATTGCCGTTTGATACTACCAAATTCGTAAGTTCATCAATTAAGGAGGTTATTACGACTTTTCTTGAGGCGATATTACTGGTGGTAATCGTTGTTTATATTTTCCTGCAAAATGCAAGGGCAACAATTATTCCGATAATTGCTATACCTATATCATTGATCGGAACTTTTGCCGGAATGTATCTGCTGGGGTTCTCAATAAACCTGCTCACACTTTTCGGGATGGTGCTTGCAATCGGAATTGTAGTAGATGATGCAATAGTTGTGCTTGAGAACGTAGAGCGAATCATGCGAACACAAGGCTTAAACTCACATGATGCTTCAATTAAAGCCATGGAAGAGGTGAGCGGGCCGGTTATCGCGATTGTTCTCGTATTGTGTGCGGTATTTATACCGGTCGGGTTTATGGGCGGCTTGACGGGCGAAATGTATAAACAGTTTGCAATAACAATTGCCGTTTCGGTAACTATTTCAGGATTTGTAGCATTAACCTTAACTCCCGCGCTTTGTGTGCTTATGTTAAAAAATGATCATCAGGAACCGTTTAAAATATTCGAAAAATTTAATAAATGGTTTGAGAGCGTAACTGATAAGTATAGTGCAGGTGTACGTTATATTATACTGCGTGCCGCAAGGGGCATTGCAATATTCGGGGTACTGATTTTGTTCTCCGCACTTATGTTTGCGCGTACTCCTACCGCACTCGTGCCTGAGGAGGATCAGGGTTATATACTCGCTATGCCTTTTTTACTTCCGGGTGCTTCGCTCTCTCGCACAACTGCGGTTACCGATGAAGTAACCAAGCGAATGATGAGTCATCCTGCGGTAAAGAGTATTGTAACTTTCGCCGGGTTTGATCTTCTTTCCGCATCCTCTAAAAGCAGTGCGGGAGCTTCATTCGTCGCACTTAAAGATTGGGAGGAAAGAAAAGATCCGGCGCATGACTCCAGAGCTCTAACCCGAACTTTTATGGGAATGGGAGCGGACATTAAAGAAGCGGTATTTATGGCTTTCAACCCGCCTCCGATCACCGGGATCAGCATGACGGGAGGTTTCGAGTTTTATTTACAGAATAAGAGCGGAGCCGATATCCAAACTATAGCCGCAACCGCGAATAAATTAGTGGTCGAAGCAAGCAAACGCCCTGAGCTTAGCGGTATGCAGACCACGATTTCAGTTAACATACCTCAGTATTCGATTATCGTAGATAGAGTGAAAGCCAAAGCTTTAGGGGTATCGATAAATACCTTATTTTCAACGATGACAAGCACTTTCGGCAGCTCCTATATTAATGACTTTAATTTGTACGGTAAGCCTTATAAAGTAATTTTACAATCCGATGCCGACTTCAGGAGCAGCCCTGAAAATTTAAAACATGTTTTTGTTAAATCAAGTAGCGGTAAAATGATTCCGCTTGATGTACTGGTACAGGTGAAGCGAACGGTGGGGACTGATCTGGTCGAGCGCTTTAATGCTTTCCCGGCGGCTAAAATTATGGGTGCACCTGCAGCCGGGTTTAGCTCGGGACAAGCACTGGCTGCTATAGAAGAGGTGGTTCAGGAATCTTTGCCTTCCGATTATACCATAGGGTGGACGGGTTCAGCCTATCAGGAAAAGGCAGCGAGCGGCTCAAGTTCTTCAGCTTTCGGTTTCGGGATTGTTATGGTGTTTTTAATTCTGGCTGCTCTTTATGAGCGGTGGTCATTGCCTTTTGCGGTAATTATGGCAGTTCCTTTTGCTATCTTCGGCGCATTGCTTGCGGTCGTTTTAAGGAATTTAAATATTGATTTATATTTCCAAGTCGGCTTATTAACCTTAATCGGGCTTGCGGCAAAAAATGCCATATTAATTATCGAATTTGCCGTTATGCTGCACAAGGAAGGTAAATCGGTCACGGAAGCGGCAATTGAGGCGGCACACTTGCGTTTCAGGCCGATAATTATGACTTCGCTTGCATTCATTTTAGGATGTATGCCTCTTGCGCTAAGCTCGGGGGCAGGTTCGGCAAGTCGGCATTCCATAGGAACCGGGATTATAGGAGGAATGCTTGCTGCAACCTTTATTGCAGTCTTCTTTATTCCCCTCTTCTTTAAACTGGCTTTAAAGCTCGGGGATTATTGTTCCGGTTTATTTCATGGCAGAAAATAG
- a CDS encoding efflux RND transporter periplasmic adaptor subunit, with the protein MRYRFSNKSSIFKYIGMCSLLALAACKDEAKNMQPPAPQVSIQEITLEDIELEYEYPGRVAGIKEVEIQARVEGIILERKYTEGKLVKQGDVLFQIDPEPFKASLKQAKAKLQDSSDLLKRTKRDLQRTEELLKRKFVTVQERDNALYSYQQAQASVKQAEAEVKTAQINLGYTKVVAPISGITSQESHSEGSLVGGSSGNNLLTRITQFDPVYINFAYPDSDALNRQKSVTQNEGSSTENNLKVEVKLGDNTAYPHEGDINFTDVIIDSATGTINARAIVPNPEMKLLPGQFVRVKVKGLKDHSKAIIPEKAIIQTAQGAIVYTVDKENKAAVAPVALGGKTSKGQIINGGLNVGDRVIIEGMIKARPGQPVQFAKTEELKKSQ; encoded by the coding sequence ATGCGTTATAGATTTAGTAATAAATCATCAATATTTAAATATATAGGAATGTGTTCTTTGCTTGCACTGGCGGCTTGTAAAGATGAGGCAAAAAATATGCAGCCTCCTGCTCCGCAAGTTTCAATACAGGAAATAACTCTTGAAGATATTGAGCTTGAATATGAATACCCGGGAAGAGTAGCCGGAATAAAAGAAGTTGAGATACAAGCTAGAGTCGAGGGTATAATATTAGAACGTAAATATACTGAAGGTAAGCTTGTGAAGCAGGGAGATGTTTTATTTCAAATAGACCCTGAGCCATTTAAGGCCTCGTTAAAACAAGCAAAAGCAAAATTGCAGGATAGTAGCGATCTTTTAAAACGAACCAAGCGTGATTTACAGCGCACTGAAGAACTGCTCAAACGTAAATTCGTAACGGTTCAGGAGCGCGATAATGCACTTTATAGCTATCAACAGGCACAAGCTTCAGTGAAACAAGCGGAAGCTGAAGTTAAAACTGCTCAAATAAATTTAGGCTATACTAAAGTAGTTGCACCGATTTCGGGGATTACCAGCCAGGAATCTCACTCTGAAGGCAGCTTAGTAGGAGGAAGTTCAGGTAATAATCTTTTAACCCGAATTACTCAATTTGACCCGGTATATATTAATTTCGCCTATCCGGACAGTGATGCTTTAAACCGTCAAAAATCAGTTACTCAAAATGAGGGAAGCTCAACCGAGAACAACCTGAAAGTAGAAGTTAAACTTGGGGATAATACAGCTTATCCGCATGAAGGCGATATCAATTTTACGGATGTGATAATAGATAGTGCAACGGGAACTATAAATGCAAGAGCTATTGTCCCTAATCCTGAAATGAAATTATTACCCGGGCAGTTCGTCAGAGTAAAAGTTAAAGGTTTAAAAGACCATAGCAAAGCTATAATTCCGGAAAAGGCGATAATTCAAACTGCACAAGGGGCAATTGTATATACCGTTGATAAAGAAAATAAAGCAGCGGTGGCACCGGTTGCATTAGGCGGCAAAACTTCTAAAGGCCAAATTATTAACGGCGGGTTAAACGTAGGGGATAGAGTCATCATAGAAGGAATGATTAAAGCTCGCCCCGGCCAGCCGGTACAATTTGCTAAAACCGAAGAACTGAAAAAATCACAATAA
- a CDS encoding DUF2335 domain-containing protein, with protein sequence MKDNRRDNKPRYRYNNRDNYSDQSRGLALPSPALLESYDEISPGLADKLADIIKQEQKHRHDWENKYLRAMSSIAKIGQLFGLVLAVIIIYATILLAGEENNTYIAAVTCFSGFAFLSCAVLASIKTKQHMRRPHYTKQYKR encoded by the coding sequence ATGAAAGACAACAGAAGAGATAATAAACCAAGATATAGATATAATAACAGAGATAACTATTCGGATCAATCCAGAGGCTTAGCGCTTCCTTCCCCTGCACTACTTGAAAGTTATGATGAGATTTCTCCCGGATTAGCTGATAAGCTTGCAGATATCATAAAACAAGAGCAAAAACATCGGCATGATTGGGAAAACAAATATTTGCGTGCAATGAGTAGTATTGCGAAGATAGGTCAATTGTTCGGATTGGTGCTTGCTGTTATAATCATTTATGCAACGATACTACTTGCCGGCGAAGAAAATAATACTTACATTGCTGCAGTCACTTGCTTTTCCGGATTTGCATTTTTATCATGCGCAGTTCTTGCTTCAATAAAAACTAAGCAGCATATGCGTAGACCTCACTATACAAAACAATATAAACGATAA
- a CDS encoding PAS-domain containing protein, whose product MSLINGYKKFRKGVLISLVLVEIVLSAFIYLESTAYFGVYDIIEISITFALIFYVFMLSNDLEDYENKEIKEGYIAKISPTMLIYINREGSLEILNGSYSSLGMPTNMNAKSFKALFSLKEWEKIENIVTKSTSKKQKTSGFISFLDNTGQLKYLYYVAQVAKRYKLDGLLVWLFDVSETKSQELNLTQLFHKYRVMSYELDLLINSLPIPTWKRGIDGKIIFCNQAYKDLIQKMGYNDSSGNIPEFNNFFYEELTKDDSEEISIKKVFIIDNQPVILRINEIKVSGEGSIGYCNFINEVEQLEKKVIALNNTLESLLKVDANALLIINNLGNVAFYNQAFITLFNLEQNSISSNLSFSSLIDKMREKGKLPEVKNYKEFKWQQMKYITEQTESEFFFMYLPDGKTLKVSVIPVQGGDTVFRYENIIEQLAMGRVYNEHINVLKTLVASYDYAAAILGHNGRLLICNDKFIKLFDFVDSPEEMHFMDMMLAQEKAFQSVDSYQNYKNALTSALDQRSNISIALQFQDKQKIEAKIEPLPDNSIMIKYINIV is encoded by the coding sequence ATGTCGCTTATTAACGGTTATAAAAAATTCAGAAAAGGAGTGTTAATCTCTCTCGTGCTGGTAGAGATAGTACTTTCAGCATTTATCTATCTTGAATCAACCGCATATTTCGGCGTTTATGACATAATAGAAATATCAATTACATTTGCACTGATTTTTTATGTATTCATGCTTTCAAATGACCTTGAAGACTATGAAAATAAAGAAATTAAGGAAGGATATATAGCTAAAATTTCCCCCACCATGCTAATTTATATTAATAGGGAAGGAAGTTTGGAAATTTTAAACGGAAGTTACAGTTCTTTAGGTATGCCTACAAATATGAATGCTAAGTCATTCAAAGCATTATTTTCGCTTAAAGAATGGGAAAAAATTGAAAATATAGTAACTAAATCCACTTCAAAGAAACAAAAAACCTCTGGGTTTATTTCATTTTTAGATAATACCGGGCAACTTAAGTATTTATATTATGTTGCACAAGTAGCAAAGCGTTATAAACTTGATGGGCTATTGGTATGGCTCTTTGATGTTTCCGAAACTAAATCTCAAGAATTAAATTTAACTCAACTATTTCATAAATACAGAGTAATGAGCTATGAGTTGGATTTGTTGATTAATAGTTTACCTATCCCTACATGGAAAAGAGGAATTGACGGGAAAATTATTTTTTGTAATCAGGCATACAAGGATTTGATACAAAAAATGGGGTATAATGATTCTTCCGGAAATATACCGGAATTTAATAATTTCTTTTATGAAGAATTAACCAAAGATGACTCAGAAGAAATAAGTATAAAAAAAGTATTTATTATTGATAATCAGCCGGTGATTTTACGAATAAATGAGATCAAGGTATCGGGCGAAGGAAGTATAGGTTATTGTAATTTTATAAATGAGGTAGAACAGCTCGAGAAGAAAGTTATTGCTTTAAATAATACTTTGGAAAGTTTATTGAAAGTTGATGCTAATGCGTTACTGATAATAAATAATTTAGGGAATGTAGCTTTCTATAACCAAGCTTTTATTACATTATTCAATTTAGAGCAGAATAGTATTTCATCAAATCTCAGCTTTTCATCACTCATAGATAAAATGAGAGAGAAAGGTAAGCTTCCTGAAGTAAAAAATTATAAAGAATTTAAATGGCAGCAGATGAAGTACATAACGGAGCAAACTGAATCCGAATTTTTCTTTATGTATCTGCCCGACGGGAAAACTTTAAAAGTATCGGTGATTCCTGTGCAAGGAGGGGATACTGTTTTCCGCTATGAGAATATAATAGAGCAACTTGCAATGGGAAGAGTTTATAATGAACATATAAATGTACTTAAGACATTAGTTGCTTCATATGATTACGCCGCAGCTATTTTAGGGCATAACGGAAGGTTGCTTATATGTAATGATAAGTTTATTAAGCTATTTGATTTTGTGGATTCTCCGGAAGAAATGCACTTTATGGATATGATGCTCGCCCAAGAAAAAGCTTTCCAATCAGTTGATTCTTATCAAAATTATAAAAATGCTTTAACGAGTGCGCTCGATCAAAGAAGTAATATTTCAATAGCTTTGCAATTTCAAGATAAGCAAAAAATAGAAGCAAAAATTGAACCCTTGCCTGATAACAGCATTATGATTAAATATATAAACATAGTTTAA